The following DNA comes from Longimicrobium sp..
GGATTGGGGCACGCTGCGCGGCTCATCCGGTGTGGCCGCAGGTTCGGTGGCATGGAGCCGGCCACCTGGCGGGGTGCGTAGATTCCTCGGGAGCCCGACGAGCTCTCGTGTGATTGCGGCTTCGGTGCATCGGGCTCCGCTCGGAATGACATATCGTGGAGGGATGTTTCTGACCAGACAGAAAAAAACGGCCCGCCTCGCTGGTGCGAGGCGGGCCGTCGGTATTCGTCCTCCGGGCCGGATCAGACCGGCACGGGAAGGAGCATGCGGAAGGAGTTGCGGGCGCGGTTCAGCCGGCTCTTCACCGTGCCCACCGGGATGCCGATCTCCTCGGCGATCTCCTCGTAGGTGCGGTCCTCCACCTCGCGCATCACGAACGGGATGCGGTGGTGCTCGTCCATCCGCTCGATGGCCGCATCGATCGCCTCGCGCAGCTCGCGGCGGTAGGCCTCGCGCTCGGGGTTGTGCCCGGTGGCCGCGAACTCCACCGGCCGGCTCGGCGCGCCGTTGGACGACGTCTCGGGGCGCAGCTCCGAGAAGGTGGTCTCGCGCCGGCGCGAGCGGTTGCGGAACTCGTTCTTCAGCAGGTTGTTCGCGATCGTGTGGATCCACGTCGAGAACTTCCGGCCGGGGTCGTAGCTCTCCCGCGCGCGGTGGATGCGCAGGAAGGTGTCCTGCGTCAGGTCCTGCACCCGCTCCTCGTCGTTGAGGCGCTTGCGCAGGAAGCCCTGGATGCGCGGCTCGTAGCGCTCCACCAGCAGGCGGAAGCCGTCGCCGTCGCCCTGCGTGTAGCGCTGGAACAGCTGCTCGTCAGTCAGCTCGCCCAGCGGCGCGGGAGCGCCCGGCTCCATCGCGGACAGCCGCACGCCGCGCGTGGCGGCCTGCTGCTCCGCGTTGAACTGCGCGGCGGCAGTGCTGAGATCGAAGGCGTTCTTCATGGCTCCAATATAAGCGAGAGCCCCCGTTTTGTCGAGGGCTCGTTCATCGCTGAACGACTGCCTAAATATAGCTAATTCAAAGGTTTACGCAACCATTCCTCCGTGTCGGCGCCGGATCGTAATCGTTCCCTTAGAAAGGAATCCCGCGCACCCGCCGCGGGTTCCCGCCGGCTCATTTTTCGCCACCGCGCGAAGCCTCCACGATGCGGCGGTAGCTGGCCAGCAGCCGGCCGTTGACCTCGCTCCAGTCGCGCTCCCTGGCGCGCTCGCGGGCGCAGCGGCCCATCCGCGCGCGCTCCTCGGGGTGCGCGAGGAGCCATTCCACGTGGCGGGCCAGGTCGGCCGGGTCGTTGGGGCGGGCCACGAAGCCGGTCTGCCCCGGCTCCACCAGGTCGGGCGGGCCGCCGCGGTCCACCACCACGGCGGGCACCCCCGAGGCGTGCGCCTCCAGGATCACGTTGCCGAAGGTCTCGGTGGTGGAGGGGAAGACGAACACGTCGCCCGAGGCGTACCAGCGCGCCAGCGCCTCGCCCGTCTGGTGCCCGGCGAAGCAGGCGCCCGGGAGCTCCTTCTCCAGCTCGCCCCGCATCGGCCCGTCGCCCACCAGCACCAGCCGGTAGCGGGCGCCCTTCTCCTGGAGGACGCGGTGCATCCGCACCAGGTCGGCCAGGTCCTTCTCCTTCACCAGGCGGCTCACCAGCAGCAGGATCGGGGTCTCCTCGTCGGCTCCCACCTGTGCGCGCAGCTCCGGGTCGCGGAAGCCGGGCGAGAAGCGGCCGATGTCGATCCCCCGCGACCACAGCTCGGTGTGGGTGATGCCGTGCGCGGCCAGCTCGCGGATGATGCCGCTGGAAGGCGCGTAGACGGTCTTGCAGCCGCCGTAGAAGCTCCGGAGCAGCTTCCAGCCGAACCACTCCAGCCCGCCGATGCCGTAGAAGCGGAAGTAGCTGACGAAGTGGGTGTGGAAGCTGGAGACCACGGGGATCCCCTTGCGGTGGCCGTACTTCTTGGCCCGCACGGCGATGGGGGTGGGGCTCACCACGTGGATCAGGTCGGGCCCGTAGGCGTCGAGCCGGCCGCTGACCTTGTGGCCGATGGGGATGGTGACCCGGTAGTCGGGGTAGGGGGGGAAGCGGATGTACGGCACCCGGCTGACCCGGTCGCGCCAGGAGACCTCGGGCGGGGGCATGAAGGGGGCGAAGACGCGGAAGTCGACCCCCTCCTGCTTTTCCAGGAAGGCGAAGAGCTGCGCGAGGGTCCGCGAGACGCCGTCCACCAGCGGCAGCAGACTCTCCGTGAAGTAGGCGATCTTCATCGCCCGCCCGACCCTCCCGCCATTGGACTCCGTTTCCGCGGCCCGGTGTGCGACGCCCCCGTTCGCCCGCGGCAATGTAAGGGCGGGCGGCGGGGGCAGACAGCCCCACGGGCCCTCTCCCCCGCGCGGCCCCGGTCGTTCGTTCCTCACGACCGAGGGCCGCGCTCCCCTCTCCCAGACTGCGGGAGAGGGGAAACACCCCGGCGCTTCGCGCGACGAGACCTGCGTGAGGGATGCGCGCCCGGAGGGCCGGGACAGCGCCGCCACAGGGGTATCGTGGCGGTGGTGGCCCGGCGCGGTTGGGCACAGTCGTATGTGCCCTACCGCGCGCGCAGCCCGGCCCGGAGCGCAGCGGAGGGACACGCCCAGACCCGTAGTGCGAAGTACGCGGGCGACTTGCGACGCGGCACCTCTCTGGTTTATGCTTCGACTACCGTCCTCCCACACGCCGGGGGACGTTTTCTGTCTTGCACGGATCTTCATTCCGATCGAGAGGGTTAGGGAAGTGGCTCAGCAGATGATGAAGGCGGCCCCTCGCACCGCCATACAGCCCACCCGCGACGAGGACTACGCCTCGTGGTACCAGGCCGTGGTGCGCGACGCCGACGTGGCCGAGATGAGCCACGTGCGCGGGTGCATGGTCATCAAGCCGTGGGGCTACGGCATCTGGGAGCAACTCCAGAAGACGCTGGACCGGGCCATCAAGCAGGCCGGCGCCGTGAACGCCTACTTCCCGCTCTTCATCCCGCTCAGCTATCTCGAGCGCGAGGCGGCGCACGTGGAGGGTTTCGCCAAGGAGATGGCCGTCGTCACGCACCACCGGCTG
Coding sequences within:
- a CDS encoding sigma-70 family RNA polymerase sigma factor, with product MKNAFDLSTAAAQFNAEQQAATRGVRLSAMEPGAPAPLGELTDEQLFQRYTQGDGDGFRLLVERYEPRIQGFLRKRLNDEERVQDLTQDTFLRIHRARESYDPGRKFSTWIHTIANNLLKNEFRNRSRRRETTFSELRPETSSNGAPSRPVEFAATGHNPEREAYRRELREAIDAAIERMDEHHRIPFVMREVEDRTYEEIAEEIGIPVGTVKSRLNRARNSFRMLLPVPV
- a CDS encoding glycosyltransferase family 1 protein produces the protein MKIAYFTESLLPLVDGVSRTLAQLFAFLEKQEGVDFRVFAPFMPPPEVSWRDRVSRVPYIRFPPYPDYRVTIPIGHKVSGRLDAYGPDLIHVVSPTPIAVRAKKYGHRKGIPVVSSFHTHFVSYFRFYGIGGLEWFGWKLLRSFYGGCKTVYAPSSGIIRELAAHGITHTELWSRGIDIGRFSPGFRDPELRAQVGADEETPILLLVSRLVKEKDLADLVRMHRVLQEKGARYRLVLVGDGPMRGELEKELPGACFAGHQTGEALARWYASGDVFVFPSTTETFGNVILEAHASGVPAVVVDRGGPPDLVEPGQTGFVARPNDPADLARHVEWLLAHPEERARMGRCARERARERDWSEVNGRLLASYRRIVEASRGGEK